TTCCCTCATGCATTTGTATTTTCATCGGGAAGACAAATTACTCTGAATGCTGGTCCAGAACTTTTAGGTAGAGTATTAAACGGTCTTGGCAAACCCATTGATAACAAAGGGATTCTCATTACTAAAGAAGAAAGACCATCTGAACCAAGATTTCTAAACCCACTAGACCGCCCTCCCATCACCGATATCTTAGAGACGGGAGTTCGAGCCATTGATGGGATGTTAACCGTAGGTCGTGGACAAAGGATTGGAATTTTTTCCGGTTCCGGTGTGGGTAAATCAAGTTTACTCGGAATGATCGCTCGTTATACGAATGCTGATGTGAACGTTGTTGCTCTCATCGGAGAAAGAGGGCGCGAAGTGAATGAATTTTTACATGTTGAACTTGGCAAAGAAGCTATGACTAAATCTGTAGTTTTTGTAGCCACTTCCGATTCTTCGAAAATGGAACAAGTAAGTTGTGCAAACTTAGCTTGTTCTGCAGCGGAATATTTCCGTGACAAAGGAATGTCCGTCAATTTATATATGGATTCTCTTACACGTTATGCGGAAGCACTACGAGAACTTTCCATTGGAGAACCTGTGGTAACCAAAGGTTATGCGTCTAGTGTCTTTACAAAAATGGCTAAACTTGTGGAAAGAGCAGGAACATCACATAACGGTGGTTCCATTACTGGGTTTTATACAGTTTTGACTGATGCAGAAGATGATATGGATGATATTGTTGCTGATAAGGTTCGCGGATTTATCGACGGACATATTGTTTTAACAAGAAAACTGGCAGAACAAAGTCACTACCCTGCTATCGATGTACCCGCTTCGCTTTCAAGACTAATGCAAAAGATTGTCAACGAAGATCATTATATGCGTTCTTCCATCGTCAGGGAACTTATTTCAAAATACAAAAACTCGGAAGATATTATTTTATTAAATGCTTATGTTCGCGGAGCCGACGAAAAAGTGGATATGGCCATTGATAAAAAATCACAAATTGATGATTATCTTAGACAAAGGATTGAAGAAAAGTCTAGTTACCAAGATGCAACCAACCGATTGGCAAAAATACTGCAATCTTCAACTCGTGTAGAAGATGATTTTTAATCTAAAGATTTAGATATTTTTTTGATAAAACTTCAACGAACCAATTTATGCATATCTTCCAAATATAATTTTAAAAAATTGTTAGTTAGTGACTTTATTCGATTTCTAGAATCACTAAAGTGACATCGTCATCGGGAGAACGATTTCCTGTAAATTCTTTGATCCTTTCGAGTAACAAACGTTTGGATTCTGGAATCGGATATCCACTGTATCTCTGAACAATACTTTCCCAATTTTCCTGACCAATCATTTCCTTATCGGAGTTAGTGGCTTCTGTAATCCCATCCGTATACAATACAATTCGGTCACCAGATCGCAAAGAAACAACATCTTCTTGAATATCTAGTTCAGGAATCCAACCAATCAATTTTCCTTGTGGTAAACTTAAAGTGGGTTTCGAATCCCCCAAACGATTAATAATCAGAGGAGGATGACCACAACGAGCGTGGACCATTTCTTTTGTTTCTAAATTAATATATATATAAGAAGCAGTGAGAAAAGCCCCTTTCATTTTTCCAAGTAAGGTGGAGTTGATTTGTGTCATTAACTGAGCTGGTTCTCTCGATAACCTAACTTGTGTTGAAAAAGCAATTTTTAACATGGCTGAGATAAGGGCAGCTGGAATCCCATGTCCCGAGACATCGGCAACCATTACACCAAGTTCTGTCCCTGAGATCGCATGGAAATCAAAGAAGTCCCCTCCTACGCTGTCCATTGGTTCATAATAAAATTCTGTTTTGATTCCAACGATAGCAGGGGCTTCTTCAGGTAAGATAGAACTTTGGAGTTTTCTTGCGAGTCCCAATTCATTTTGAAATGCAATAAACTTATTTTGTTCTTCCACTGCCTTTTTCAATGTAATTAAATTTTTAGCTCTAGAAATTAACTCTCGTTTGTCGAAAGGTTTTGCTAAATAATCATTTCCTCCAGCTTCTAAAGAGGCAATGATGTCAGTGATTTGGTTTTTGGCAGTCAAAAATAAAATCGGAAGTTGGTATAAAGAATATGATTCACGTAGAACCGTACAAACATCATATCCGCTCATGCCGGGCATCATGATATCAAGTAACATCAACTCAAATGGACCATCATCTCGAACCATTCGAATGGCATCGCCACCATTGGAAGCTTCATGTACATCACAACCAATCAGTGTTAAATGGTTTTTGAGAACTTGCCTATTGATCGGTTCATCGTCTACGACAAGGACTTTGATTTTTTCGCCATCATAATCATCACTTGTTTCTTCTATAGGCTCAAATTCAGGAGACTCACCCCCAAACCATAAATCTGTCTTTTTTTGTGGCGGTTTTTCCATTGGAATTTCGCCTTCTCTCGCCAAAGGAAGCGTAAATCGAAAAATAGAACCTTCCCCTTCTATGGATTCCACCCAAATATTTCCGCCGTGTAACTCCACCAAACGTTTTGTAATGGCAAGGCCTAGTCCAGTCCCACCAAACTTTCGCGTGGTGGAAGAATCCACTTGTTCGAAGGATCTAAAAATATCGGCAAATTTATCTTTGGGAATCCCGATCCCAGTATCTTTTATAGAAAGTACCAACATCTTTTCCAAAATTTCAGCGGAAACATCGATTCGACCTTTCTCTGTAAATTTAATCGCATTTCCAATTAAATTAAAAAGGATTTGTTGGAGCCTTGCTTCATCTCCCAAAATGGGAGGAAAATCCACTGGAACATGATTGCGAACGGTTAGATTTTTGGTAACATAGAGTGGCCTTGAAATCACAAGTACCAAATCACAAATTTGATGTAAATCAATGGCTTTTAGGTCCAAATCCAAGTCTCTGTTTTTCATTTTGGAAAAGTCCAAAATATCATCTACAAGAGAAGACAATCGTTTCCCTGAACTTACTATCATACCTAAATTTTGCCTTTGTTCTTGGTTGAGGCGTCCACCAATTCCATCAAACATAGATTCGGCGATACCAATGATTCCATTTAAAGGTGTTTTTAATTCGTGAGAAGTATTTGCTAAAAACTCGTCTTTGAGTTTATCTAAAGCAAGAAGTCTTTTGGATAGAGATTCTACATCAGAAAAAGCACGACTAAACCTTCTAGAGAGTGTTAAGGACTGTACTAAAATAAATATAAAAATCCCAATAGGAATTGCTTCTACAGTATAAACAATCTGATACGCATTCATTAAATCAATAAAAGCGGCAACCGCTACCGCAATGATACCGATTGAAAATAACAAACTACTTTCCTGGCGATTGACAACCGCACGAAAAACACCTTGTAAAATCATTAAGATTCCAGATAGAAAAACAATTTGGAAATATCCATTTAACTTTGTATAAATGGGAGTTGGTAAAAACAAAAGGAAACTAATGAATATTAAAGTGGGGATAAACAGAACTCGGTCCATCCAACGAGGGTAAAACTTGGGATAAAATTCACGAAAAAAAGCAAAAAATAAATAAGGAGATAAATAAAAAGTAAGGTATTCGATCCTAAGACATAGATTCCAAGTGATATAGGGGGACAATTCGTTAAATACGAATCTTTCTCCAGTGAAAAGGGTTCTTACTGATAACAAAAGGGCAGCTAACCCAAATAACAAATTTCCTTTATCCGATCTTCTAAAATAAAATAATCCAAAATGGTATAAAGCAATGATGAAAACTGCCCCTGCTAAAAACAAAGAGGAGGCTAAATCTTTCTCATTTGCTTTTAATAGTTTATTCCACTCACCAACATAAGGAGGTTCCCACATTCCACCCTTGTCATGATGAAAATTAGATATCTCCACCAATAGTTCGTTAGGTCCCTCTTTCCAAGGTAAAGGATAAAATTGGAATTGGTAAGAAGGTTTTGACTCTTCTGGATTTTTGGAAACTGTCCCAGAAGACCCAAGTAGCTTTCCATTCCAAAACACTCGTGAGGCGGTGGCTGAATCTACAAGTTTGATTCCATAAACTGTCTCTAAATCCGTACCTTCTGGTCTCTCCAAAACCAAACGATAGGTTCCAAATCCATTTCCGGTCCCAAGTTCCGAATTCCAAATTCCAGGTACCTGAACTTGGAGTTTTGACTCAGGCAATTGATTTGTTTCTGAGAGAAAGGTATGAGGATAAAACTCCCATTCGCCTTCCAAATGAACGGGATTTCCTTGGCTTTTTCGCACGATTTCAGCCGGAGACGTGGCATATAAATGAGGAAAACCCAAAAATAAAGGCAACCAGCCCGAAACAATCAAATGTAAGTATTTATAGGACAATATTGCAAGTTTTACTCATTTTTTTAAAAATACGAGTAAAAAAGAGTACAAAAATTATTCAGAACCGAAGAAATAGACAGGTGTGAAACGATTTCGTTTTAGTTTAGAGACAGTTCTAAAGCTAAGGGGTTGGCGGGAAGAAGAAGAAATCCGCAGGCTCTCTTTAGTTGTTTCCAAACTCAATGCGCTCATTGGCGAAAAAGATACCAATGAAAAAGAAATCGAATCTTCCTATGAGGCAATCCTAAATTCTTCCAAAGTAGGAACTAGCCTTTCTGATTATCTTTCCATCGAACAATACATCCAAGGACTAATCAGGCGAAATGAGGAGTTAGAATCTCGAATCGCCACTCAAAATGAAGAAGTGAATTTGGTGCGTAAAGATGTGATGGTGGCTCGAATGAACAAAAAGGTGATCGAAGTTTTAAAAGACAAACGATTTGCTGAGTGGAAGAAAAAAAGAAATCGCGCAGAACGAAGAGAAGTCGAAGAATTTAATCTTCAATTAAGCAAACAATCATTATTCGATTCGACTGATAGTTTCGTACCTTTAAAATCTAAAAAGATACCAAGAACTTTCAAAATTCTCAATAGAGAAGACGGAGGAGATGAACTCACATCTGATTTCAAAACTCTTCGTGATTTTTATGAAAAATACTACCTAGGACAAGGGAAATCATAATGGCAAGTGTAACCGATAGCACAAGATCCTTCTTTTTAATCGTTCTTATTTTTTTCTTAATCGCCATTGGTTTTTTTGTTTTTGATTACTTTCAGGTTATCAACGCAGAGGACTATTTGCCCTTCTTAAAAAAACAAGCAGGACTTGTCAACCAAGACCTACTTTCACCAACAGAACTAGAAAAGTTGGAGATGGAAAAAGCAAAAGAAAGGCTGATTGCTGACCGTGAAGAATTAGAACAGATGAAACGCGAGTTAGAAGAAAAATCTTCTTCTCTACATGCAGATAAAGAACGTTTGGAAGAACTCAAAGAAGGAATCCAACGTAAAGAAAAAGAAATGGCTGACAAATTGAAAAAAGACAATGCTCGCCAAGAAAAGGTGAAGGTACTTGCAAACAAAGTAGCAAATATGCCTCCCGAATCAGCGAGAGATATGTTAATCAATTGGCCTGATTATGATATCATCGAAGTCTTTGAACAAATGGATAAAGATGCCGAGGAGGAGGGAAGACAAACCATTACCACCTACCTACTCACTTTGTTCCCTGCAGAAAGAAGGTCTGTGATTTCTAACAAATGGTTGGATGCCGGAGCTAAAAACGTTCCCAATTACGGCAAAAGCATTGATGAGGATAACGACGAACCATAAACGTTATACCGTTTTCAAAATATAACCCAAATCTTACAAAAAAAATGAATCCATAACCAGTGAATAGTTTTAATTTTTGATGCCATACAAAATAGATTTTACTTCTCTTATGGCATCTTCTAACTGATCGTTTACTACCACATAATCGAAGCTAGGTGCTTCTTCTAATTCTTTGAT
This region of Leptospira montravelensis genomic DNA includes:
- a CDS encoding FliI/YscN family ATPase — protein: MIEKKFTEHIDAISKYLNVVEKIEPIRKSGVVVSVVGNVIYSQGPPDSKVGEILEVERGSDKGYLPCVLVGFKDHLYTLMPLGDTQQIFPHAFVFSSGRQITLNAGPELLGRVLNGLGKPIDNKGILITKEERPSEPRFLNPLDRPPITDILETGVRAIDGMLTVGRGQRIGIFSGSGVGKSSLLGMIARYTNADVNVVALIGERGREVNEFLHVELGKEAMTKSVVFVATSDSSKMEQVSCANLACSAAEYFRDKGMSVNLYMDSLTRYAEALRELSIGEPVVTKGYASSVFTKMAKLVERAGTSHNGGSITGFYTVLTDAEDDMDDIVADKVRGFIDGHIVLTRKLAEQSHYPAIDVPASLSRLMQKIVNEDHYMRSSIVRELISKYKNSEDIILLNAYVRGADEKVDMAIDKKSQIDDYLRQRIEEKSSYQDATNRLAKILQSSTRVEDDF
- a CDS encoding SpoIIE family protein phosphatase, which gives rise to MRKSQGNPVHLEGEWEFYPHTFLSETNQLPESKLQVQVPGIWNSELGTGNGFGTYRLVLERPEGTDLETVYGIKLVDSATASRVFWNGKLLGSSGTVSKNPEESKPSYQFQFYPLPWKEGPNELLVEISNFHHDKGGMWEPPYVGEWNKLLKANEKDLASSLFLAGAVFIIALYHFGLFYFRRSDKGNLLFGLAALLLSVRTLFTGERFVFNELSPYITWNLCLRIEYLTFYLSPYLFFAFFREFYPKFYPRWMDRVLFIPTLIFISFLLFLPTPIYTKLNGYFQIVFLSGILMILQGVFRAVVNRQESSLLFSIGIIAVAVAAFIDLMNAYQIVYTVEAIPIGIFIFILVQSLTLSRRFSRAFSDVESLSKRLLALDKLKDEFLANTSHELKTPLNGIIGIAESMFDGIGGRLNQEQRQNLGMIVSSGKRLSSLVDDILDFSKMKNRDLDLDLKAIDLHQICDLVLVISRPLYVTKNLTVRNHVPVDFPPILGDEARLQQILFNLIGNAIKFTEKGRIDVSAEILEKMLVLSIKDTGIGIPKDKFADIFRSFEQVDSSTTRKFGGTGLGLAITKRLVELHGGNIWVESIEGEGSIFRFTLPLAREGEIPMEKPPQKKTDLWFGGESPEFEPIEETSDDYDGEKIKVLVVDDEPINRQVLKNHLTLIGCDVHEASNGGDAIRMVRDDGPFELMLLDIMMPGMSGYDVCTVLRESYSLYQLPILFLTAKNQITDIIASLEAGGNDYLAKPFDKRELISRAKNLITLKKAVEEQNKFIAFQNELGLARKLQSSILPEEAPAIVGIKTEFYYEPMDSVGGDFFDFHAISGTELGVMVADVSGHGIPAALISAMLKIAFSTQVRLSREPAQLMTQINSTLLGKMKGAFLTASYIYINLETKEMVHARCGHPPLIINRLGDSKPTLSLPQGKLIGWIPELDIQEDVVSLRSGDRIVLYTDGITEATNSDKEMIGQENWESIVQRYSGYPIPESKRLLLERIKEFTGNRSPDDDVTLVILEIE
- the fliJ gene encoding flagellar export protein FliJ is translated as MKRFRFSLETVLKLRGWREEEEIRRLSLVVSKLNALIGEKDTNEKEIESSYEAILNSSKVGTSLSDYLSIEQYIQGLIRRNEELESRIATQNEEVNLVRKDVMVARMNKKVIEVLKDKRFAEWKKKRNRAERREVEEFNLQLSKQSLFDSTDSFVPLKSKKIPRTFKILNREDGGDELTSDFKTLRDFYEKYYLGQGKS
- a CDS encoding periplasmic-type flagellar collar protein FlbB, translated to MASVTDSTRSFFLIVLIFFLIAIGFFVFDYFQVINAEDYLPFLKKQAGLVNQDLLSPTELEKLEMEKAKERLIADREELEQMKRELEEKSSSLHADKERLEELKEGIQRKEKEMADKLKKDNARQEKVKVLANKVANMPPESARDMLINWPDYDIIEVFEQMDKDAEEEGRQTITTYLLTLFPAERRSVISNKWLDAGAKNVPNYGKSIDEDNDEP